A DNA window from Arachis hypogaea cultivar Tifrunner chromosome 18, arahy.Tifrunner.gnm2.J5K5, whole genome shotgun sequence contains the following coding sequences:
- the LOC112769572 gene encoding non-specific lipid-transfer protein 13-like: MVSPPVSTAISDSGVRRSEMIVIISREPCDIVYWDFVTCVRYLAGYESEPTKHCCETVATLNKEDKQYTELICQCIEDLAKGIRIKFDLERIQFLPDRCHMPITFPISNDFNCSM, from the exons ATGGTGTCGCCGCCAGTTTCCACCGCCATTTCGGATTCGGGTGTTCGCAG ATCAGAAATGATTGTAATAATTTCAAGGGAACCATGTGATATAGTGTACTGGGATTTTGTGACATGCGTTAGGTACCTTGCAGGTTATGAATCAGAACCAACCAAGCATTGCTGTGAAACTGTGGCCACACTCAACAAGGAAGATAAGCAATACACCGAACTAATTTGTCAGTGTATTGAGGACTTGGCAAAGGGCATTCGCATCAAATTTGATTTGGAACGCATTCAATTTCTCCCAGATAGATGTCACATGCCTATCACTTTCCCCATTTCTAATGACTTCAATTGCTCCATGTAA